A region of the Plasmodium sp. gorilla clade G2 genome assembly, chromosome: 9 genome:
atatatacaaaacaaaaaatataatatgttatatatatataacaataataataataataaatatataaaaaacaaattacataaatataattgtgatacaaaaattttacagaattatttaaataataatattaatcatcatatgaattatttcacattaacatatttattagaACAGtgcttttataaaaatgaattatgtgataattataacaatatattattaaataataaaaagtcaatatttaatttcttaaataatatgaaaaaaaaaggatatactatatataatggACATATGAAAACAGAcatcaaaaaaaatgaagttaACTTAATAGATATCAATGATTTCTATTTtctaaataatacaaataacaAAACAgaaattaacaaaaaaaattcagaTACCAGTATCTATTTTgatgaatatgataataataatgatacacAACAACACAATCACaatcaaaatgaaaaacataaatataatatacaaaaaagaaaaatatcatCAAATGTTTATCTttatgaagatataaataataatcaatacatttcaaatatttcttctttctgCTCCTTATGTTtgaataatgtatatattaattcaaaTACACATAAGGaagcaaataaaaaaaacacgcttgtattctttttttgtaatcatttatatcatttgaaGTGTCTCCACAATAATGAGTTCTTATGTAAGTCATGTGAAGCATGACACATATAAGGTATATAtggtgtatatatatatatatatatatatatatgtatatatatgtatatgttcgttttgatatatatatatttttttttcttttttttttttttcttccctCAATTCTGtgatatgtaaataaattaatatatataatatcccttttttatatattttacaattaAATAACCGATAATTTGTATTCatctaatttatattttttttcttttttttttgtgtatgtaatatcttaattttttattttatattatatttacattggATAAACATTATGTATACAAAAAGACATTTGAATATATtgtttaattaaaattattagaaatgtttaaaaataaatgaaacaATTAATGTTcacatgaaaaaaataaaaaataaaacaataaataaataaataaataaataaaagataaaattaatatataaacttatatgtatatttcaCTTTTAGCTATTATATTTCTCTTTTACAAAATCAAATATGACATCGGCATCTTGAATAGAAGCCACTTCtgtattctttttcttttctaaaaaataaaatagtataaataaggaaacaaacatatatatatgtatatatatttatttatttatgatatattttgtgTAGGTTACCTGAGTCTATTCTTATAACGTCAAAGTAATAAACAATATCGTCGTGTTTTATAGAAATTGTACTATTTCTTGTAAGACATGAATAATATCTCAACTTTTCTTCCaatattttcttaaaaaatttaatacatataatatgtatatgtatatgtatatacatatatatatatatatatacatatatatatatatatatgtatattatttattttacctTTGGATTCTCCAAGTCAAAAAATTTCTTTTGATGAGGCTGTAACACGACACTTGAAGCTGTTTCCAGTTTAACAAATCTAAGTCTAATCACATCAAAACAACTAATcaaggaataaaaaaaaatatacatatatatatttattttaataatttattttttaaatatttcaataatatatatttctcaacatataaaatttatcactttacatataatattttacaacATTGTAATTCATCTTACTTCAAGTCTAAAGTTTTCATTACCCATGTGGGCAGAAAGATGAAATTCTTTTTGGCCTTGAAATCAAGAACATTAATAAAAACTCTGCTAAGGtcttaacatataaaaattgaaaataataatataattaaaatgtgttatacatttatttgtttattatatatatatatatatatatatatatatatatgaaatgatttatttttattattactattaatattcttGTAATTGTCGAAAAGGGTTATATTTGGCATAcacacatttttataattttcagaAGACTTTACATTAACTTTTTCTATAACGAAATTCCAGGGAACTTCAATGTGTTTATTTAATAGCTGAGcagagaaaataaaatggaaaaatataatatatactcaaaaaataaaagacatatatgtattaatatttatattttttttttttttttatattttttaggtATTACTATGtcgtatataaatattggtAAAGATGCCTTATCActatattgtatattattgTGGCAAAAGGTGcctgagaaaaaaaaaaaaaaaaaatggaccaacaaatatatatccctcaaaacaaaacaattaaatttattagatTGTTCAAATGtaaacaattatataaatatatatatatatatatatatatatatatatatatatatatatatatatatttatttatttatttatttatttaccaACAAATGGGTTGAATTTTTCACATAAAGGTAAtgtaattaaataatattcatttttgtcATTTgccaaatttatattatttaaatcattAACATAGGATAAAagctataaatataaaaaaaattatattatatatatataatataattaatatttaaaatgtaatatacGTACATAATTTAATTTGTGCGTCTGAtgttaaacatatatttctttttctttctatTATAACCTtcgttttatatatagactTCAGAGTATAATTTTTCAGTCTTGTAAATATATTCGAATAAGGCTTTCTTGTTCTATTTAATATTCCTTTGGCTAGATGGTTCGTCACATAAGATTTCCCTGTTATTCTTTTAGCATAAATCAGGTCtacatataaacaaaaatatatatatatatatatatatatatatatatatatatgtatatatttatttccctatttgaaatataatataaggattataaatttttcattttaaatacatattatttcattttttttttttttttttttttttttttttaacatactTATAGTATATAAGCAGATCAAGAGTATATAAAGCAAAATCCtaaacattttattatactttaatatatatccaCATTTTAcctatatattaattttacatattagttatttattttacaaatatatcataaataaatataaattatatatatatattataattcattttcataaagtgattaatatatcaataagtttcaaacattaaaaaagaaaaatgaatatttcatcaaaaaaaaaatagaaacaaTAAATCACATTTAATGAAATATTTCAGatttatgtaatatacatgtatatatataagatatatatatatttatatatataacaataatatattaaaaattattattacacaataaatatagtaaaataaaaaaggaaacgaaggtttttttaat
Encoded here:
- a CDS encoding ubiquitin fusion degradation protein 1, putative yields the protein MFRILLYILLICLYTINLIYAKRITGKSYVTNHLAKGILNRTRKPYSNIFTRLKNYTLKSIYKTKLLSYVNDLNNINLANDKNEYYLITLPLCEKFNPFVGTFCHNNIQYSDKASLPIFIYDILLNKHIEVPWNFVIEKVNVKSSENYKNVCMPNITLFDNYKNINNLSRVFINVLDFKAKKNFIFLPTWVMKTLDLNCFDVIRLRFVKLETASSVVLQPHQKKFFDLENPKKILEEKLRYYSCLTRNSTISIKHDDIVYYFDVIRIDSEKKKNTEVASIQDADVIFDFVKEKYNS